A window of the Danio aesculapii chromosome 10, fDanAes4.1, whole genome shotgun sequence genome harbors these coding sequences:
- the LOC130236498 gene encoding probable G-protein coupled receptor 21: MNATELNYTTEPFCLLNIGYSQIFNTCLLEVAVILFLTVLIISGNLVVIFVFHCAPLLSHHTTSSFIQTMAYADFLVGVSCLIPSLSLLHHLEGLNERLTCMVFSYMVSVLKSVSMASLACVSIDRYVAITRPLSYTALVTPCRLRTCIILIWLYSSLIFLPSFFGWGKPGYHGDVFKWCSSWDTQPIFTAFIVAALYAPAAFTVCFTYAHIFRICRQHTRQISERRARFGPQDPEPGEQACTDKRYATVLFRITSVFYLLWLPYIIYFLLESAGIYHHAIASFLTTWLAISNSFCNCLIYSLSNSAFRKGLKRLCLLCLQRTDNKKPLGEPPAPLHPACHV, translated from the coding sequence ATGAATGCAACTGAGCTGAACTATACCACAGAACCCTTCTGCCTGCTGAACATTGGCTACTCTCAGATTTTTAACACCTGCCTACTTGAAGTTGCTGTTATTCTTTTCTTGACAGTGCTCATCATCTCTGGAAACCTGGTGGTTATCTTTGTGTTCCACTGTGCCCCGCTACTCAGTCACCATACCACTAGCTCTTTTATACAGACCATGGCATATGCAGACTTCCTGGTTGGGGTTAGTTGTCTTATCCCCTCCCTTTCCCTCCTGCACCATCTGGAGGGTTTGAATGAGAGACTCACCTGCATGGTCTTTAGCTACATGGTCTCTGTGTTGAAGAGCGTCTCCATGGCCTCTCTGGCATGCGTTAGTATTGACCGATATGTTGCCATCACACGACCTCTTTCCTACACAGCTCTTGTCACACCCTGCCGTCTTCGCACTTGCATTATCCTTATTTGGCTGTACTCATCACTCATCTTTTTACCCTCTTTTTTTGGTTGGGGCAAGCCAGGATACCATGGAGATGTATTTAAATGGTGCTCTTCCTGGGACACCCAACctatttttactgcatttattgTTGCGGCCCTCTATGCACCAGCTGCTTTTACAGTTTGTTTCACCTATGCCCATATCTTTCGGATTTGTCGGCAACACACTCGACAGATCAGTGAGCGGAGAGCTCGCTTTGGCCCACAGGATCCTGAGCCAGGTGAGCAAGCCTGCACTGACAAACGCTATGCCACCGTGCTCTTCCGTATCACCAGTGTGTTCTACCTCCTCTGGTTACCCTACATCATTTACTTTTTACTGGAGAGCGCAGGGATATACCACCATGCCATTGCTTCTTTCCTGACCACATGGCTGGCCATTAGCAATAGTTTTTGCAACTGTCTCATCTACAGCCTGTCTAACAGCGCCTTCCGGAAAGGCCTCAAAAGACTCTGCCTTCTTTGCCTGCAACGTACCGACAACAAGAAACCCCTAGGAGAGCCACCAGCCCCTTTACACCCTGCTTGCCATGTGTAA